The window TAGGAATATCACCGGTGACCGGTTGCGTGAACATCTGAAACTTTTTCTTGAGGAAGTGATTCCGGTTTGTGAAGCATGCGGCGTGCGTATGGCGATTCATCCTGACGATCCGCCGTATTCAATTCTGGGTCTGCCGCGAATCGTATCCACTGAAGAAGATATTAAAATAATTCTTGAAATGGCTGATTCTCCGGCAAACGGAGTCGCATTCTGCACCGGCTCTTTTGGCGCACGTTCCGATAATGATCTGCCGGAAATGATCCGCCGTTACGGCAGTCGGATTCAAGTGTTTCATTTCCGCAGTACACAGTGTAATCCCGACGGCAGTTTTTATGAAGCGAATCATCTCGAAGGCTCTGTTGACATGTATGAAGTTGTAAAAGCAGCGCTCGAAGAGATGAAAAAACGCAAAGATGCCAACCGTTCGGATTGGCAGTTGGCGTTTCGTCCGGATCACGGACACACGATGCTTGATGACCTTAAAAAACCGTTGGCATCGACTCCGGGCTATTCCTGTATCGGACGGATGCGCGGGCTTGCCGAAATCAGAGGCCTTCAGTTTGGCATCAGTAGAAGTTTTAAAAGAAAGAAAACCTGAACTTATAATAAAGATCGATAGGAGATAGAAGTATGATAGAAAAGAAATATTCATTAGTTATTCCAACCAGCATGGGAATCCGTTTAACGCCGGTTGATTCGCAGCCGTTTCATTGCAGCGAACTGTTTAAAATGCAGGCGACGAGCGCCGAGAGTAATGTTGCGAGCGTGGCGTCGTTTCTCGGCATGCCGGTAAAAATTTTGACAGCATTTGTGAAAGGCAGCCCGGTGTCACATTTCATTAAAGATAATCTGCGCAGCCGCCGGATGGATTTTGAGGGACCGGAGTTTGATCAGGGCGGGCCGTGGGGTTTCCGGCACCAGATTAATATGGCGGACAGCGGTTTCGGCAGTCGCGGGCCGCGCGTTCAGAATGATCGCGCCGGTGAAGTCGGCCGCGAACTCAGCGTAGATCATTTTGATCTGAACCGGATTTTTGCGCAGGAGGGCGCGCGGATTGTACATCTGTCCGGTTTGATTGCGGCGCTGTCGCCCAAAACCGGTAAGTTCTGTTTGGATATTGCGCGCGTTGCGAAAGAGAACGGTTCGCTGATTTCCTTTGATCTGAAT is drawn from Kiritimatiellales bacterium and contains these coding sequences:
- a CDS encoding sugar kinase, which encodes MIEKKYSLVIPTSMGIRLTPVDSQPFHCSELFKMQATSAESNVASVASFLGMPVKILTAFVKGSPVSHFIKDNLRSRRMDFEGPEFDQGGPWGFRHQINMADSGFGSRGPRVQNDRAGEVGRELSVDHFDLNRIFAQEGARIVHLSGLIAALSPKTGKFCLDIARVAKENGSLISFDLNHRASFWKGREKELAEAFAEIASRADILIGNEEDYQLCLGIKGPEAGGKGLDDKIDGFKEMIGRVQKAYPNARWFATTLREVISANSHLWGALVTDSKDWEIIKPREIGVLDRIGGGDGFVGGLLYGILKGWDVQKCAQFGWASGALAATMLTDYAQPADEDQLWSIWKGNARVQR